The sequence TTGCCCTGCTGCAGCGGCCGGGGAGCCACAGGGTGCCCACCTGACAGGATGATGGGCTCCACTTCATTGTACTCCCGTAGGACCCAGATGAAGAGCCGGGCCAGGTCCTAGAAGTCAAATAGGGTCAAAGGCCACAAGTTATGGCCACATGGGGCCACGTGCCACCCCTCCTACATGCCCTGCTCAGTGAGGGTGCAGCCTGGGCTTCACTGGGGCTGGAGGTTTCTCCCTTTGGGCAGCTCTTAGCCAGCTCAGCCCAACACCCTGCTCAGTGCTGCACCTGGCCACTGCCTATAGGGCCCCAGCGAGGACCAGTGATGGCTCCTCCAGGGGCTCAGCCTGGACCCCCGCTCCTTTACCAGGCTCCCTCACGCTATGGCCCTGCCACAGCCAGCATGGCAGGCCAGGAAACATTCGGGTGGAGAGCGAGGCACCATTCTGCACAAACCAGTGAGTAGATGAACTGCCTCCGTGGCTTTCCAGTGCCCCACACCGTCAGGGCAGAGCCGCTGCCTGCAGAATCAGCAAGGGGGTGGTGTCAGGACAGGCTGTGCCAgccaccaccccctcctccctgctgagGCCCTGGGGCCCCACCAAGCGGGCACTCACTCTTGGCCAGGTGCACCTTGTGGATGAGGCCGGGCAGCACGTGGCCATCCTCGATGTTGAAGTTGTCATGGGGCCCAAAGACGTTAGTGGGGATGACGGCAGTGAAAGTGCAGCCATGCTGCTGGAAGTAGGCCCTGCGGAATCATAGCGTCTCTTCAGGCCCTTGCCCTGGGACCACTGACCCACTGCACCCGCCCCGGCTTCGCCCGGATGGAAAAACCAGAGGCCCACAAAGAAGGGGGCATTCCCTCTGCCAGGTGAACCCACTGGGCTTCCTCCCTTTTCCTGTTGGGTCTCGGCTGGGGCGTGGGCGGAGGACCTGTTCTGCACGTCGATCATCCTCTTGGCGTAGGAGTAGCCAAAATTGCTGTTGTGCGGTGGCCCATTGTGGATCTAGGGGAACAGGAGGCCTTGGCtttcctggccctgccctgccaggACCCACCAgctcctccccggccccgcccgaccccgcccagccccacccctcaCCATAGTCTCGTCGATGGGGTAGGTGGTCTTGTCCGGGAATATGCAGGTAGACAGGCAGGAAACCACCTTACGCACGCCCACCTCGAAGGCCGAGTGCAGGACGTTGTCGTTGATGTGCACATTTTTCCTCTGGCACGGGAGGGGAAGGGCGGGCAGGGCAGTTCAGGCCCCTCCAGGCAGGACCCCAGCCCTTACCTGCTCCTCCAAAGACTGAAGCAGGACATACTTGGCGCCTCCCACGAGGGCAGCACCTGAGCCAGTTTATCCTAACTGCTTCCTGGGACAAGGCGAAACCTCCCAGCACAGACCTTCCAGAAACCACGGCCCCCTCAAGCCTCTTACATCCTTAGAGGCAGTTgtcttccccccctccccctcctcctccctggggctctgggaggggggctggaggagaggcCCACACCCCCTAGCTCAGAGCTGGACCTCACCCACACAGGTTGCTAAGGGCAGGTCCAATCGGGCCCTagcagggatggggagaaggggCCCTCCACTCCTCCACCCCGGAGGAGCCTACCCAGCACCTAGTAGCAGACAGGCCTTGGTCAGTCCCATCCCTCCTTTTCCCTGGACCCTAGGAGGACACTGGGCATTTGCACCGctctgagcagagggagagatgaggACCAGGAGGCTTCTGGGAAGACTGCTACTGAGACAAGGAGAGCCCTGGGTGACAGGGGCCTTGGGCAGAATCTGATCTGAGCCTCTGCCATCCCTGTGCCTGCTGCAAGGCTGAACGACACCAAGACCGGATGCCCAGAGATGGCGGGGCAGCCCTCAGGGGCACGGCCTGGCAGGAGGGGCCACAGGCAGagccctgctctcctgccccttccaccATACCCCATACCCCTAGGCCAGATGCCTCGGGCCCATAACCCAGCTCACGTTTCTGCACCCCAGAATGCGTGGTGAGCCTGGTTCAATGCAGCCAGACCAGAGAGATCTGGGGAGCAGGAAGGTCTCGAGGCCCAGAGGGTGCAGGGGATAGGAACCTACCCTACCTAGGTCAAACATCAAATACTGGTTTCTCCCAGCTCCCCCAACCCACCTCAGCTTTTCCTATTGGGCCAATGCCCCCAGGCCCTCCTCTAGGCCCATCTACCTACAAAGCGAGTGTGGATTATTAGGGGCTCCACAGGGACTGTCCCCACCAGGCTGTGCCAAGCCGGACCCTCAGGGACTTCCTGGGGTCAAAACATAAGCATAGGAAGCCGAGGAAGAAGTCCCCAGGGCTCCATGGGGCCCTCACTCACCCAGAAGTCCAGGTTGTACTTGATATTCCGGAACAGGCCCCCCACCATTGCAGCAAGGTGGATGACGTGTGTGGGCCGCACCTTTTCAAACAGGGCTCGGGTCTGTGCAGCGTCCCTGGGAGGAGCCAGGCTCTCAGAGGCCGCTGGAGGCCTGAGAGAAGGAACTAGCACCCTGGGGGTGGGGTATTGGTGGCGGTCTGATGGCAGGCAGAACTGCCAAAAAGGAAAGTGGCCAGTTCAGGCACTTGCTGTTACGAAGCCATGGGCTTCCAGGAAGAGATGTGAGGATGTTTGCCTAGAAGCAGAACTGCACACACCCAGGCCAGGGCAGCCGCCTGGGGGGGAGGACCCAGGCAGGAGGCTACTAGCCTCAGGGACAGGCCTGGCCTTGAGCTCTGCGTCTGGAGGGTTTGCTCCAGGGATGGGTCCACTCACGTGAGATCAGCGTCCTTGGAGGAGACGAACACCCAGTCCTCTCCAGGCAGCCCAGCTCCATCTGCTACCACCTTTTGGATGGCTCTGCCCACCAGTCCAGATCCGCCGGTCACTAGGATTCGTACTGACCCCCCAGGCTCACTCATGTTGGCTGCACCTGCGGGGACAAATGGTGGGAGGCAGACGGAACCCCACTTCCCTGAAGATGCCCCTCCTTGGGGTCACTGCCCTTAGCACTAGGCGCCACAGCAACTGTCCAAGGCCTCGCTCAGGGTTCCCTGTGGCAAGTGGAACAGGATGAGAcctccagggaggagagagagcctGCTGGGGGCCACAGAGACCCATCTGGGCTGAGGCTCCCCCTCCTGGTCCCATTGCCTAGGGagccctctgcctgggtctgcaCAGGGGCCAGGGGCTCCCACCCAGCCAAGGGAGCCTGGTGCCGGCTGGGCCCCACACTGGCCCAAGGAAGGGGGCAGTCAGCACACCTGGGGCTGACAGGTAGGGGAGGCTGACAGTcttggggctgggggctcctggccCCCGTCATGAGATTACTCCCAGCCAAAGCTCACGCTCCACAGGCCAGGAAGGGGCAGCGCCCAGGGGCCGGCCACCGCCAGCTGGTCCAGGGGAGCCTTCACCTGCCGAGCTCCTGCAGGGCAGGTGGCGCTTCCGGCTCGGAACTGCACAGGCCTCAGGGCGCCACCCCTCGCGGACCGCATCCCCGGGCTGAGGGTGTGCTGGGCCCCGCGGGCTGGCGCTGATCCGGGGGCAGGCCCCACGCCAGCAGCGGCGCTCCGGGCACCCACGCCGCTTCCCTGCCCACCCGGCCCTCCACGCCCTCGGAGCCCCACACCCCTCAGGACTCCCCGGCTGCCGCGGAACGGCCGGGGCCCGGGCTCCCCTGGGGACCCAAGGCGCCCCGCGCCGCCTCACCTGcgccctgccccacctgccccacctgcccgTCGCCCGGGAGCGGCTTCCGGCAGGGGATGGACTCCCCAGCCGCGCGCGGGTGCCAGGTGGAGGGGGCGGAACCCGGAGGGCCCCGCGGGCCCGCCCTCGGCACTCTGGGAAATGCAGTCCTCGGGGGCGTCCCGGGCGCTGCTGGGAAGTGGAGTTCCCTGGAGCGCACAGCaccctgggaaatgtagttctcGCGGCTCCGCCTCCGCCCCCGCCGGGCGGATCCCGCGGCCTCTGCGTAAGGTGCGGGGCGGAGACCTGGTTCTCTCGGCGGGGGACGGTGGGCGGTGGGCGGTGGCAGAGGGGAGGCCGCGCGGCGCTGGGGCTAAGCAGCCTCAGGATGGGGGAGCGGCAGGAGAGCTGGGACCGAGGGGCTGGCCGCAGCCGGCGCCCCCCTCGGAGGGTGCTCCTGGCGCCCGGTGACAGCCCTGCCCTGTCCCTTGGGCGCCCCCTGGTGACCGGCCTGCCCTCTAAATAAACGCAaccatggttttttgttttttgtttttttttttatgatagtcacacacacagagagagaggcagagacacaggcagagggaggagcaggctccatgcaccgggagcccgacgtgggattcgatcccgggtctccaggatcacgccccaggctgcaggcagcgccaaaactgctgcgccaccggggctgcctgacatttgggctttaaatttttttttttaatttaaattcaattagttaacatgtaatgtatcattagtttcagaggtagaggtcagtgattcatgagCTGCacacagcacccagtgctcatcccatcacgtgccctccttagtgcccgtcaccctctcaccctgtccccccatcccctccagaaaccctcagttcCCCAGGATTCAgtgtctcttacggtttgtctccctttctgacagcgtcttgttttattttttcctcctttcccccatgatcccctgttttgtttcttaatttccgcATATCAATGTGAGATCGTATGTAATTGTTTCCCTGATTGGCTTATTCTGCTTAacgtaataccctctagttccatccacatctttgcaaatggctgagatttcattctttgtaataactgagtaatattctgttgtatatatagatcacatctctatccattcatctgttgatggacatctgggctctttccctaGTTTGGTgcttgtgggcattgctgctgtaaactttggggtgcaggggtACATTTGGGCTTATTTTTTGTGAGAATTTTCTTCTTCATGGTCACATAAACATTTTGTCACTCCTTGTTTCAACCTCATATATTGAAATGTTACTTTTTTGTGATTCACGTGCTGTTTCTGTCAGTTTAGAAAAACATTgtctgtaaaattaaataaatctattttaaaatccctttgaaaatggaattatCCATCTTAGCTCTCTTTGAGGTTTGGAAAGCTTTATAAACATCATATAAGACCAGTAAGAGTTCATCTCAAACAGCCGGGGCTCCCTCACTCCAAAATTGATCTCTTCTAGGAAAGAGCATGGGTTCTGCTGGTGAGCACCTGCTGTCTGCGTTCTCCCTGTGGGACTTCCACATCTGCTCTGCCATGAACCTCGTTCCTTTTGTAGTGTGTAGTCACTGTTTGCTGGCTGTGTCCTAGGCAGGGAGGCATTCAAGGTCAAGACTGACCCATATTTCATCAAGATGTTGTATCTCTGGGCTAAATCAAGGAACATACTATGTGATTTTGAGTTGTTTTAAGGAACATGATTGGTCAGGGCAACCAAGGCCACATCTCAGGCACAGATGAAATGCTCAACAAATGACACAAATAATATATCTAGTTTTCCAGCTTACATTCTGgcttctccacttttttttttttttaagattttatctatttattcatgagagagagagagagagagagagaggcagagacccaggcagagggagaggcaggctccagtgcagggagcctggcgcaagaggatcctgggtctccaggatcacgctctgggctgaaggcggcgctaaaccgctgcccacccccccttttaaagacttgatttattcatgagagacacagagagagaggcagagacacaggcagatggagaagcaggctccatgcagggagctcgatgtgggactcgatcccaggaccccaggatcacaacctgagccaaaggcagatgctcaaccactaagccacccaggtgctctctcAGCATTTATTTTATGGAAGAGTCTGCTTCAAGGAATGAGGGAGCATGGAGTAGAGGACTACTGAGTAACACAAAGCAATTACTTAccacactttttatttctttcaaaaaccaTGCATGTCCACCTCATGCCATTACGATAGCAAGtgtcaaaaacacagaaaacacaaGTGTTAACAAGGATGTGGACATTCAGAGCCCTGGCGCCCTGCTAGTGGGGCTGTGATGTGGGGCCGCTACTCctatcccacttctgggtatgcaCCCCAATAACTGAGAGCACAAACTGAAACACATATCTGTAcaccatgttcatagcagcattattcacaatagtcagaGTGGGATGTTTTTATCCTTAAcccaaaaaaaatgttatttgtgatttcttttttcaaaaactattttgagaagcactgctttatttttttattttttctgttttttattttttaatttttaaaagattttatttatttattcatgagagacacacagagagaggcagagacacaggcagagggagaagcaggatccctgcagggagcccgacatgggactcgatcccaggaccacggggtcacaccctgagcccaagacagatgcccaaccgcgGAGTCGCCCGGGCATCCCTGCTGTTGGGGAAGGGGGAGTACAGTTTTTGAAAGGTTATCACATACACGGACTCTTGTAACCACCACCAGCCCCGGGACACAGCCCTGCTGCACCACAGGGAGGGCCTGTCCTGCATGCACACCCCATGCCCCGGGTCTCCATCACGACGGTATCCTCTTGTCAAGAATGTCCTACAAATGGAACTATATACATGCAGCCTTTGGGGACCAGCTTTTCGGGGGTAGAGGGCCCACAGCCCCCCACAATGGCAGCACAGGCTCAAGTGTGCTGTCCCCCGAGGTGTGGAGGGACCCCGTGTATTCATTCACCTGCTCAAGGATATtgaggttgtttccagtttggggcagtTGTACACAAAGCTGCTAACACATTTAGGTGGAGGCTTTTGGTGACcataaattcttctttctttttttattttttttattttttattttttttaatatttatttatttatttttcatgatagtcacagagagagagagagagaggcagagacacaggcagagggagaagcaggctccatgcaccgggagcccgatgtgggattcgatcccgggtctccaggatcgcgccctgggccaagggcaggcgccaaaccgctgcgccacccagggatccccttctttctttttttaaaaaaatattttatttatttattcatgagagatgcacagagagaagcagagacacaggcagagggagaagcaggctccctgcggggagccccatgcaggactcgatcccaggaccccggggt comes from Canis lupus familiaris isolate Mischka breed German Shepherd chromosome 13, alternate assembly UU_Cfam_GSD_1.0, whole genome shotgun sequence and encodes:
- the GFUS gene encoding GDP-L-fucose synthase isoform X1; this translates as MSEPGGSVRILVTGGSGLVGRAIQKVVADGAGLPGEDWVFVSSKDADLTDAAQTRALFEKVRPTHVIHLAAMVGGLFRNIKYNLDFWRKNVHINDNVLHSAFEVGVRKVVSCLSTCIFPDKTTYPIDETMIHNGPPHNSNFGYSYAKRMIDVQNRAYFQQHGCTFTAVIPTNVFGPHDNFNIEDGHVLPGLIHKVHLAKSSGSALTVWGTGKPRRQFIYSLDLARLFIWVLREYNEVEPIILSVGEEDEVSIQEAAEAVVEAMDFHGEVTFDTTKSDGQFKKTASNGKLRTYLPDFRFTPFKQAVKETCAWFTHNYEQARK
- the GFUS gene encoding GDP-L-fucose synthase isoform X2 encodes the protein MSEPGGSVRILVTGGSGLVGRAIQKVVADGAGLPGEDWVFVSSKDADLTDAAQTRALFEKVRPTHVIHLAAMVGGLFRNIKYNLDFWRKNVHINDNVLHSAFEVGVRKVVSCLSTCIFPDKTTYPIDETMIHNGPPHNSNFGYSYAKRMIDVQNRAYFQQHGCTFTAVIPTNVFGPHDNFNIEDGHVLPGLIHKVHLAKSSGSALTVWGTGKPRRQFIYSLDLARLFIWVLREYNEVEPIILSGEEDEVSIQEAAEAVVEAMDFHGEVTFDTTKSDGQFKKTASNGKLRTYLPDFRFTPFKQAVKETCAWFTHNYEQARK